Genomic DNA from Salvia miltiorrhiza cultivar Shanhuang (shh) chromosome 1, IMPLAD_Smil_shh, whole genome shotgun sequence:
ATTTGGGCTCTATCTACTTATAATTTTACTTGTTTTTTTCCCTATACTCTTGTTCTTTTGCTATTGATGCTTTATTGACTTTTGcctctatatataatatatatatattttatttttttgaagggaAAGTAAAGAAAATATAAGTATGGGGCTCAGGTGTAGAATCTAAGTATTGAGGTGACAAAagtcaaaaatatataaaaaagtaaaaatagaaGGTTTGCCTTCCACTATATTCCCGTAAAAGAACATGAGCtctcctttttcttttattcttttatctaATTATTATATGATCTAGTCCAAAAGTACACGAGTTTGGGGGTGTGGCTGGTCTTATCTAAAATGGCTCCAATTTGTTGAGTCATAGAGTTAAGAATAGGCTCTACATGTAAGCATAGGTGGTTAATGCTCAAGGATTAAGGTCTTGAGTTAAAGTTTACTATCGTGtggtatttaatttttttatttacttatttaatttatcaaaagaaaaataaacaagAGGAATGCTGTGATTTTGTAAAAAttgaaaggaaaaagatgaGAAATTGATTCTATTATTGGATTTCAGTTGGGACATATGGTTTGAGAGTTCATCAAAGGGGCCATCAAAGGGAAAGACGCGCGTATTACGAGCTCGACTGAAGAAACTTTGCCGCGGCGTTCATCCGCGTCGGGCCTCCTTTCCCAAGTTCAGTAACACCGCCAGTCCCAATCGCCATTACTCATTTCCCAAGCTATCCGCCAAAAGGTTTCTTAGTAAAGCAATGAAGAAGAAATCCAAAACCAGCAGCGAACTCATTCCCAACACCAAGGAGATCAACGGCGATGAAGAGGAGGAGAAGGATGAGAATGAtgagaagaaggagaatgagaatgagaatgagaagGAGAATGAGAAGGAGACGGAGAAGGAGATGGAGATCAAAACGGAGACAGAGATCGAGATGGACATGGGCATGGAGATGCATgtggagatggagatggagatggagaaagagaaggagcAAGTGATGgagaaggaggaggaggaggagaaaaATAGTGGCCgcaaggaaaaaaaagaaaaaaataaggaaaagaaggagaaaAAACTCCGACAGAAGGAGAAAGACTTAGAGCCCAAGGAGAGCAATGACGAAGAtgaaaaggagaaggagaaaAATAATGATCACaaagacaaaaaagaaaaattcttTTCTAGGTTAAGAAAGGAGAAAAAGCTCCGACCAAAGGAGAAAGACGCCGAGTCCAAGGAGAGCAATGATGAcgaggagaaggagaaggacaAGGACAAGGACAAGGACAAGGacaaggagaaagagaaaagtaGCGATCACAAAGACAAAAAAGAAACTTTTTTttctaagatcaaaaaggagaAAAAACTCCGACAGAAGGTGGAAGATTCTGAGGCTAAGGA
This window encodes:
- the LOC131005254 gene encoding uncharacterized protein LOC131005254; translation: MKKKSKTSSELIPNTKEINGDEEEEKDENDEKKENENENEKENEKETEKEMEIKTETEIEMDMGMEMHVEMEMEMEKEKEQVMEKEEEEEKNSGRKEKKEKNKEKKEKKLRQKEKDLEPKESNDEDEKEKEKNNDHKDKKEKFFSRLRKEKKLRPKEKDAESKESNDDEEKEKDKDKDKDKDKEKEKSSDHKDKKETFFSKIKKEKKLRQKVEDSEAKESNDDEEMEKEKEKEKSSDHKEKKENFFSRIKKEKKHRQKEEDVEPKESNEDEEKEKHSEKKEKHREKKEKKLRHKDKKGDKYVQLEQMGEREPFEI